From the genome of Bacteroides sp.:
CTGGCGCCATCCTTGATACGGCATATATTTCCTATGGCATCCGGGCTATCGGGGCCATCGTCATTGTAATGGGCATTTACAGCCGCGGCTGGATAAAGATTGAAGGGGTTCGCCTGGCTTTCCTGGGTGGCACAATCGCCGTGCTGATCAACATCGTCCTTCGCAGAATGGGAGTCCTCAGCATAGAAGACACTTACGTGGCCATTGGCGCAGCCATATTATTTATCATCATCGGCAACCTGACAGGAAAAAAGGCGCCGCGTAAACTGCCCTCCCTCAAGGATGAAGACAAACCTCAGGTATAGGATTATGAACAACGAATTGCCATTATCAGGTATTAAAGTGCTGGAGCTGGCCGCTGTACTGGCAGGTCCCAGCGTGGGAATGTTTCTTGCTGAACTGGGAGCACAAGTCCTGAAAGTTGAAAATGTGACGACCCGAGGCGATGTCACCCGCAACTGGAAGCTTCCTAAGGAGCCTGCCGAAAGCGATATCTCAGGCTACTTTTCCTGCGTTAACTGGGGGAAATCTTCATTTGCCGCCGACCTTTGCCAGCCCGAAGGCCTCGAATTGATCTATAAACTCACCCAGCATTGCGACATCATCCTGGTGAACTATAAGCCGGGAGATGCTGAAAAACTTAAGGTAGACTATCCAACCCTGAAGAAGCATAACGAGGCCTTAATCTATTCGCACATCACGGGCTATGGCCTGGGAAACCAGCGGGCAGGCTTCGATGCAATCATCCAGGCCGAAAGTGGGTTTACCTATATGAATGGTGAGCCCGGTGGACCTCCCATCAAAATGCCCGTTGCCCTGATGGACCTCCTGGCAGCTCACCAGGTGAAGGAAGCCATTCTTCTGGCGTTGCTTCAGCGCGAACGCACAGGCAAGGGCCAGTATATTGAAGCCTCCCTGTTCAGGGCGGGCATTGCTTCCCTGGCCAACCAGGCTACCAATTGGCTCGTTGGACAAACCATCCCGCAACGGATGGGCTCCGACCATCCAAACATCGTACCTTACGGAACGATCTTCCAGACCGCAGACAACAAAGGCATCGTCATTGCCGCCGGCACGGATAAGCAATATCGCGAACTGGTTAAAGCACTGGGAAGGCCTGAACTGGCTGAAGACCCCAGGTTTGCCCGCAATCAGGACCGCGTTGTCAACAAAGGGGTGATCAACGCAATCATCCAGGAATGTATCGGTAATTACAAGCGGGAAGAGATCCTGCACATTCTCGAAAAAAAGCGTATCCCTGCAGGGGGGGTCTTCAATATGAAAGAGGTTTTCGAAGTCCCCGAATCTGAGCCTATGATCCTCAGGGGGCAATACAATTC
Proteins encoded in this window:
- a CDS encoding CaiB/BaiF CoA-transferase family protein; amino-acid sequence: MNNELPLSGIKVLELAAVLAGPSVGMFLAELGAQVLKVENVTTRGDVTRNWKLPKEPAESDISGYFSCVNWGKSSFAADLCQPEGLELIYKLTQHCDIILVNYKPGDAEKLKVDYPTLKKHNEALIYSHITGYGLGNQRAGFDAIIQAESGFTYMNGEPGGPPIKMPVALMDLLAAHQVKEAILLALLQRERTGKGQYIEASLFRAGIASLANQATNWLVGQTIPQRMGSDHPNIVPYGTIFQTADNKGIVIAAGTDKQYRELVKALGRPELAEDPRFARNQDRVVNKGVINAIIQECIGNYKREEILHILEKKRIPAGGVFNMKEVFEVPESEPMILRGQYNSGMEIKGVRSVAFSTSDPMALEQLSPPPHYGEHTRQILEEWLKLTESEIDNLINKGVVYARKD